In Runella sp. SP2, the genomic window AAACAAACTGATAAACGTAAAGAACTTCCGACGTTTCAGCACGGCAAGGGTGATTTTGAGGTAGTTAAATAGCATAGCTTTAAAAGTTAGGATACCTGTGAGCCGTCAAATAATCGAATCAAACGATGTGTGCGCTTGGCCATGTTTTCGTCGTGCGTTACCATTACAATCGTGGTGTTATCGCGCTGGTTGAGGGTGAGTAAGATGTCCATGATCTCGTTACCCATGTTACTGTCCAAATTTCCCGTTGGCTCATCGGCCAAGATAATTTCGGGTTGCCCCACAATGGCTCGTGCAATGGCCACGCGTTGTTTTTGCCCACCCGAAAGCTGGTTGGGATAGTGTTTCATGCGGTTGCTTAACCCTACTTTCTCAAGCGCTTCCGAGGCCAAGCGACTACGTTCGGCACCCGACACGTTGCGGTACAACAAGGGTAATTCTACGTTGTCCAAAACAGGCAAGTCATTAATCAAATGGAAACTTTGGAAGATAAATCCGAGGGTTTGGTTGCGGAAACTCGCCAATTGTGCATCCGAAAGGCCGTTGGTTTGTTTTCCGTCAATTTCCACTTGCCCTTTGGAAGGCTCATCGAGCAGCCCAATGATGTTGAGCAGGGTACTTTTTCCGCAACCCGAAGGCCCCATAATCGACACAAATTCTCCTTTTTCGACGCTCAAATTCACTTTGTTGAGCGCGACTGTCTCTATCGTGGCTGTGCGATAGACTTTTTCGATGTTTTTTAGCTGTATCATGGTTTGTTTTTGGTTTTACCCCGTCCCCTAACCTTCCCCTGTAGGGAAAGAGAATGACTCTCCCCTCCCTACAGGGGAGGGCCAGGGTGGGGTTATTTTAATTTACTGTTGGTTTCAAAATCGTACAACGTCAACTGACGGAGTTTATAATACGCTCCCCAATAATCGCGCAAGGCATAAATATAATCGCGCTTGGCTTGGTCTTTTTCGGTAAAAGCAATGCTCAAATCCGTAATGCTCAAGTTGCCTAATACGTAGCGTTCTTGGGCAATTTTGTATTTTTCTGAGGCAATGCTATCGGCTTCGACGGTGAGCGCTAGCTGGTCGCGAAGCATCTCAAAGAGAGATACTTGGGTGTAAATTTCTTGGCGAAAATTTTGTTGGTCTTGCTCCACAGCATACTGCGTTAGCTGGCGCTGTGCTTCGGCGGTTTTGGTACGCGATTTCGACCGCCCCCAGTCCAAAATCGGGATGTCAAGTTGTAGTTCGACGGTTTGTTGGTCTTGGGGTTTGCGGTACAGTTCAGGCACGGTTTGTCCTCGGTTCGAAAAGCCCATCGTAGCCGTCAGCGTGGCATTCAGCCCGTTGTCGCCTTTGGCTTTGGAGACAGCTCGTTCAGCCTCTAATTTTCGACGACTAAACCCAATGGCATCGGCCCGATTGGCAAATGCCTCCGCAATGGCCTTGTCCGTTGATAATAGCATCGCAACTGGAGGACGTGGCGTGTTCAAAACGAGTTTTCCCTCGTTTTGAACACCAATAAAGCTTTTCAAATTGAGCGACGCGATTTCTAAATCACGCTTTGAAACACCTACTGCTTTTTGGGTTTTGAGCAATTCTAACTGTAGTTGAAGAATTTCGTTGCGACTTGTTTTTCCCAATTCAAATTTCTCTTTGGCTACTTTTAGAATATTATCGGTGTTGGTCAAGTTTGTTTCGGCAATTTGTAAATTGACTTGCGCCAACAACAAATCGAAAAATAATCCACTGGCCTGCAACGAAATTTGTTCCAACGATTCTACGTAGGCTTGTTGGCTTTCGTTAAATTTTAATGGCTCAATTTTTTTGTCCCACTTAAACGAGTTGAAGCGTAGCAACGGCTGCATATACCCAACGGCAAATGGGGTACCGTTGTAAAGGGTATTTTTACGGTCAAAATCATCAAAACGCTGCAACTGCGATGTCGCATAAATACTTCCTCCCGTGGCAGCAATACTCTGGCTCAGCGATAGGTTCAAGGAAGAGTTATTGTTCCGAACAGGTTGGAACTGAATCGTTCCATCGGGCTGACGTACTTCAATAAACGACCGACTGAAAGCGGGCAAGTTTCCGTTGAGGGTTAGTTGAGGTTTGTAGTTCGACAAAAACGTGCGGTATTCCCAGTACTTAGTTTCTTTGGTAGTAGCCGCTTGCCGCGCCGAAATCGACTGATTACGAGCCATTTCTACTACTTCCGAAAGGGTCACCCCTACTTGCCCCCAAAGCAACCCACTTTCTCCCCAAAAGGGTAGTATAAGCGCAATAAATGCGGATATGTATCTCTTTTTCATGCTGTTGTTAGGGGATAAGTTCGACCTCTTTCGCGTTTTTAAACTTGCTCATGTCTGAGATAATCACCTTTTCTCCCGCTTTGATACCCTCCAAAATCTCGACATAATCAAAGTTGGCCAAGCCCACCTTTACCGTGCGGCGCTCGGCTTTGCCGTCGTTGCGAAGGACAAACACATCCTGAACAGGAACTCCCGTAAAACCCGCGCCATTGGTCACTCGGACCACTTTCGAGTGCGCATCCGTAATGGGGAAGACTTCGACCTTCATTTTGGGGCGTAGAAGTTTATGCCCTTTCTCGTCGAGTTGAATGTCAAAATTGACGATGTTGTTTTGAACCGAAGGAGAGATATTCGTCAACGTACCTCTAAGCAACGTCTCATTGACCCTGACCACGACTCCCATTCCGATTCGGATTTGTTCGGCATAATTATCCGAGATGGCACCAATGATTTTGAATCCACTCAAATCGGCCAAACGCGCCAACACTTCTCCTTCTGCGACTTTGGAGCCAATATTTTTGTTGACGTAGGTCAATACCCCCGAGCGGTTCGCCGTGATATTTGCTTGTTGCAGTTTGCGTTGAAGTTCTTGCAAATCTTTCGCCTGAATTTGCGCCTCGATTTCCGACTCTTTGATGTCGGCCTTCACCGTTTGTTGCTTAATCCGAATATCATTTTCGAGTTGGCGTTTTTCGAGTTGGGCGATGCGTAACGTCTGTTCTGCTTGCTCAATGGCCTCCCGTGTGCCTCCTCCTGCACGAAACAGTCGCTTGGCATTTTCTACTTCCGCCCGAAAGCTATTGATTTTTAAGCCTTTGATGGAGTCGTTGATTTTCAAATCATACACGCTTTTATCCAACTCCCAGCGGAGTTTGACGATTCCGTTGCGTTTCAGTTCGAGTTGGTCTTTTTGTTTGTCAAAGCTTAATTGGGTAAACTCTTTGTCCAACTCCAAAATTTTGTCGCCTACCTTCACCGAAGCCCCAGGCTCTAGGTACGTTTGCTGAATGACTGCGGTAATGGGGCTGGTAATAACGGCTTCAAAATCGGGCTGTACTTCGCCCGATGCAGTGAGCGTATTTTCCACGTCGCCCACTTCTGCGGTAGCGAGCCGCACATCTTTTTGGTTGATGCTATTTCCAAAGGAATTTCGCAGCAACCATACGGCAAGGACAATCCCGCTTGTGCCTACAGCTATCCAAAGCCAACGGCGGCGCGATTGTTGCTTTTTACTTTCTTCTGGTAACTCTCTGTCCATTTTTGAAAAATTTTGGCTGTTTTTCTATTAATGGCTTCAATACCTGTACCAGAAGTCAATTGTTTATTTATCAGAATATTAGCTTTGTTTTAAAAAAGAAAAAGTGTTCGATTTCGAACACTTTGTTTGAAAATGAGAACGATAAACAAGCCTTACCGCAAGGCTTCGATTTCTTCTTGCGACAGTCCTGTTAAGCGCATGATAATTTCAATAGGCATATTTTCGGCCAATGCAGAACGAGCAATCAATTTCTTGCTTTCAATCATTCCCTGTTCTATCCCTTTTTCAATTCCTCGTTCTATTCCCTGTTCTATTCCTTTTTCAATTCCTCGTTCTATTCCCTGTTCTATTCCTTTTTCAATACCCTG contains:
- a CDS encoding ABC transporter ATP-binding protein — translated: MIQLKNIEKVYRTATIETVALNKVNLSVEKGEFVSIMGPSGCGKSTLLNIIGLLDEPSKGQVEIDGKQTNGLSDAQLASFRNQTLGFIFQSFHLINDLPVLDNVELPLLYRNVSGAERSRLASEALEKVGLSNRMKHYPNQLSGGQKQRVAIARAIVGQPEIILADEPTGNLDSNMGNEIMDILLTLNQRDNTTIVMVTHDENMAKRTHRLIRLFDGSQVS
- a CDS encoding TolC family protein — its product is MKKRYISAFIALILPFWGESGLLWGQVGVTLSEVVEMARNQSISARQAATTKETKYWEYRTFLSNYKPQLTLNGNLPAFSRSFIEVRQPDGTIQFQPVRNNNSSLNLSLSQSIAATGGSIYATSQLQRFDDFDRKNTLYNGTPFAVGYMQPLLRFNSFKWDKKIEPLKFNESQQAYVESLEQISLQASGLFFDLLLAQVNLQIAETNLTNTDNILKVAKEKFELGKTSRNEILQLQLELLKTQKAVGVSKRDLEIASLNLKSFIGVQNEGKLVLNTPRPPVAMLLSTDKAIAEAFANRADAIGFSRRKLEAERAVSKAKGDNGLNATLTATMGFSNRGQTVPELYRKPQDQQTVELQLDIPILDWGRSKSRTKTAEAQRQLTQYAVEQDQQNFRQEIYTQVSLFEMLRDQLALTVEADSIASEKYKIAQERYVLGNLSITDLSIAFTEKDQAKRDYIYALRDYWGAYYKLRQLTLYDFETNSKLK
- a CDS encoding efflux RND transporter periplasmic adaptor subunit, translating into MDRELPEESKKQQSRRRWLWIAVGTSGIVLAVWLLRNSFGNSINQKDVRLATAEVGDVENTLTASGEVQPDFEAVITSPITAVIQQTYLEPGASVKVGDKILELDKEFTQLSFDKQKDQLELKRNGIVKLRWELDKSVYDLKINDSIKGLKINSFRAEVENAKRLFRAGGGTREAIEQAEQTLRIAQLEKRQLENDIRIKQQTVKADIKESEIEAQIQAKDLQELQRKLQQANITANRSGVLTYVNKNIGSKVAEGEVLARLADLSGFKIIGAISDNYAEQIRIGMGVVVRVNETLLRGTLTNISPSVQNNIVNFDIQLDEKGHKLLRPKMKVEVFPITDAHSKVVRVTNGAGFTGVPVQDVFVLRNDGKAERRTVKVGLANFDYVEILEGIKAGEKVIISDMSKFKNAKEVELIP